From the Debaryomyces hansenii CBS767 chromosome F complete sequence genome, the window TGAGGTGGTTCAGACGAATCTGTATCTAAATCATCGACATTTTTGGCATCGCTAGACatcttattatttataggTTTATCTGAAACTTGTTCAATGTTCAATAGTTTCTTTAGTTTTGAAACATCAACACGGTCTTCGTTGAACTTGTGAGTGTCGAATGGGAATAATCCTCTTGGAGTATCGTATGTAACATGGAAATTACCAGTATACGGTAAGCCAATCTGAGAACCAtttggtaatttttcaaggGCATAACCTGGCTTGAAATTAGGATTAacttgataatttattaacccccatttattcaaaaaccTATGAACTCTCATGAGTGTTCCAACATCACCAACCAAGTTACGACGACATGACGTTAAAGTAAGATACTCATTTGGGTTCAACCTATATGAATTTATCATGAAATTACGGtaattgatataaatttttggaGATTTTGACGGGTGGGTAGTATCGAAAAACTCTGGTAAGGACTCCTTTTCAATCTTATGAATCTTGCTCATATTGAACCAGCTACAGTACGATGGTAATATTATAGCATGTGTCTGGTCGATTGGTGTTTGATTTTCGGCATCTTTGACTTTGTCGtcatcatcctcatcatcatcaccttcatcatccttatcttcatcatccttATCCTCATCCTTATCGTCTACGTTTTCATCtctatcttcttctttatacTGTTCGTCCTTTTTCTCTTCGTCCTGCTCGTcctttttctcttcttcgtcgtcaGCTTCATCCTTCACTTTCTCCTCTATATCTTGCGTGTGATTGTCTTCTATGTCTTGGACCGCTTCggatttttctttttcagaTTCGTCATTTTGTATTTCCTCTTTGTCGGATTCTTCTTGTGGTTCCTTATCATCCTGAACTTCATCTACATCCATAGGTTCATTCTTACTTGGTGCATCAGAATCGTTCTGCTCTTCTCGCAGTTCGTCTTCTTCCTTTACCTCCGAGTTTTTTTCAACCGAATTCTTAATATCTTGGTTTCCTGTGTCTTTGTCACcagtttcatcatcattagaTTTAGCCGCATCTGATAAATTGTCTCCTTCCATGTCAACATCGCTATTTTCTTCAGAAGCACCAGTTTCGGGTTTAGCACCTTCTTCGGCTACTTCAGGTGCCTCCGAACCCTGTTTCTGAGATCCTTCCGGAGAGCCTGCTACTATATCGTCATCTTTGTCTTCCTGTAAATGATCCAAATGTTCATCTGAACTCATTCTTGCAAATTGTGCTTGCTATCGTGCAATGTGGTATGGGAAATAGTCGTTATACGTTCTGTCAAAACAAAGGTGATAACCAGCCGTTTTCTATTAATGCTATGTTGTATGCTATCGTTTACAAATACTGTATTCAATTAATACCGCCAATATACTATAATACACTTCCTGCGATACGTGACAGCGCTATTTCGATTCTCACTTTAATAACGCGTTAATTAATGTATGTATTTCCTTGAAAATCCACTATTTGTGTAAATTACcttatattatcaatataacACTCTCCTAGTACTACTACTCGATGTATTAAAAGGTTAAGGCTCTTAGAGATATTAATTAGGCGGTATTAATACGCTCTCATTTTTCGTTGTTGATTTTTTGTAGGACCGTCTGCCATTTGTCGTGTACCTCGAAAAATCAGCCTATGTGCGGTTAACTACTACTATAGAGCTTACATACTGAGGatggaattaattaaagCTCCAATAGCGACTataaattgttcaaataGCAATGAGTatggagaagaagaaaaagaagaaaaaaaataaacgGCCTGTCAGAATGCATTGGAGTGAAACTTAAATCctaaataaaaataaaaaaaataatccGCCGGATCCTAGACTTGCCAACGTCATATCCATTGGCCACCTTGCATAATAGTTGGGTTTGTAGTTACACCTTGCATTATCAGCCGAGAAGATGGAGAATAATAGTGAATGCTTTTGTGACTTAACCCGACCGAATTTTAGCAATGACCCCTCTACCAATCGAGTAATTGGTTATTCTAATCCTGGAGGCTTGTGGGATCTGCGACTCCTTATGGGGACCCATCTTGTTGACCCGGGCTTTCCATCCGTTTTGTCTGATTATTTTTTCCCATCCCAGGGGCTTGTCTTCTACCCTCTATGCGAATATCGCCCATACCGTCCAGCTCGAGACGCATCGTACTTTTAATATACCCGTCTGTAGATGCATGCCGCGTATCTAGTCCACTCCCACTGCAGTCCTCGCTCCGataagaataaaatttgGCCTGTTTTGCATCAAATTGTCCCTATGCTCCGCAGCCGGTCGCACTCGTATTTTGCACCATTGCCCGTTACGCCAATTTTTCCCTAAATAAGCAAATGCCTCCCCTACGTATAACCCACGTCACCACCACACCTGGCGCAAAACACACATATATAGTCAGCTACATCTATTTGTCAACCCCTACCGTATCGTGTCTCCAGCTTTACACACATCACGTCCTACAATCAAAGTATACGTCTTCCTGCGtgttctttttcattcCATCTCTATACCAATAAACTTGGCTACCACCGAATGCACATGAACTTGGAGTGGTCAGCGCTCATACTGAAACCTGACGTACTTCCTTTGTTATCATCCACTAGACCGCCGAAAGACCCTATAAGCTGAGATTTTCGATGAATCATGTGAGTAGAGGGTATGAACCCTATTGTGACTGTTTTTCGCGACCTCCCAGATCCCGCATTTTCGACAATCCATAGGTCTGCTTATGTAATTGTCCGCTCGGATTAGTGTGAATACTAACACTGCGATCGTCCGCTGTACGCAGGCAGGAACTCTCAGttggataatgaaaattttcatgaaaaattaaagtaAATTTAAAGGTATTATACTATCACCAAAAGTTTAGTTTAGACAGATCAATTAAAATGGTTCGTTACGCTGCTACATCTGCTAACCCAGCTAAATCAGCTTCTGCTCGTGGTTCATACTTAAGAGTTTCTTACAAGAACACTCGTGAAACCGCCCAAGCCATCAGCGGATGGAAGTTGGAAAGAGCTCAAAAATACTTAGACCAAGTCTTAGATCACCAAAGAGCCATCCCATTCCGTCGTTTCAACTCATCCATTGGACGTACCGGTCAAGGTAAAGAATTTGGTGTCACCAAGGCTAGATGGCCAGCCAAGTCCGTTAACTTCATTAAGGATTTATTAAGAAACGGACAAGCTAACGCTGAAGTATGTATATTTGAAGACACTAGGAACACACACACATGAACGCAATGCGAATAGAATACTAACATATATATAGTCCAAGGGTTTAGACGCCTCTAAATTGAAGGTTTCCCACATTCAAGTTAACCAAGCTCcaaaacaaagaagaagaacttACAGAGCTCACGGTAGAATTAACGCTTACCAATCTTCCCCATGTCACATTGAACTTATCTTAACCGAAGAAAACGAAGCCGTTGAAAAGGCTGACGACTCCAAGAAGGTCAGATTAAACGTCAGACAAAGAGGTAGATTAGCTACTCAAAAGCGTGTGACTGCTGCTTAAACTTATTGgaataaattataattcaaacGTTAGGTTtataatcatcaatattttaaGTTAAAATTTCTATGACATTATGTTTAATTTATAAGAAGTTTTATTTTAATGGGTTTTAGTGTCGTTCTATCTTTTTTGTGtacatttaataaattactATAAAAGTTTTATATCCTTCTGGCCTATGTATATGCCTTGTAACTCGATATAATCGCTCTGGCTTCGTGTAGCACTGCTTAATCACTCTGTAAGGCCTTTCTAGACATAGAAAACTCTTCCCACTAGGTAGTGAATATGGTGTTCTGTAAATTACGCGCGTGTCCTTCTAACCGTGCGAATCTCGCGTAAATCGTGGTCCTCGCAATTCAGCCAATAGTTGTAGGTGAAAAACTACtctcaaataatcaattttaacAGTTATTATCAACTACTTCAGTTTAACAATTATTATAGTATTAAAATGGCTGGTGCAGGTCCAAAAGCTTACATGGGATGGTGGGGTAACATCGGTTCCCCAAAGCAAAAATACGTTACTACTTATACCGTTTCTCCATACGCTACTAAACCTTTGAAGGGTGCTTTATACAACTCTGTTTTCAACGTTTTTAGAAGAGTTAAGAACCAAACCTTATTCGTTGTTATCCCAGCTGTTATTGTCTGGAACGTCTGGGCTCAGGCCAGAGATTACAACGAATACTTGTACACTAAGGCAGGCAGagaagatttagaaaagGCTAACGCTTAATTTCACTTTGCTCTAAAGAGTTTACAAACCGATTGGTTAAAAGGCATTGAAAGTTAACTAGCTTATAAAACGACTAGTTCAAGAGTTATTTACattaagaattttatttataagttaataaatcacGTTTATTTGATTCCTAGCGTAGCAAAGGTCTATTTTTCTATGTATCTATTTGGAACGTTTGTAGACTTTGTTTAAGAAGGATGTTAAGACTTCCTTCTTTAAGCCTCTTGATTCATcgatttgttcaatttgCTTTCTTAACTTAGCTCCGGTATCTTCTTCGTAGTCAAAATAGATCTTCTCGATGTTCAAGtctttaaataattgtttACACCTTTTTTCAGATTCGTCATCTTTCTTACCGTAATTTTCGTCTAACAACTTCCGTTGTTCTTCGTTGGCATGTAATAAAGCTTGGTTAACAACCCACGAGCACTTGTTGTCTTTGATATCAGTACCAATCTTACCGATTTGCTCTGGAGTACCAAAACAATCCAAGAAATCATCTTGAATTTGGAAGTATTCACCTAATGGGATCAATATATCGCGAACTTGTTTTAAGTCTTGCTCACTGTTAATTCCACTCATGAACATCGCTAAGGCGACAGGTAAGTAAAATGAGTAGTAGGCGGTCTTGTAAATAACGATAAATGAATGTTTTGATAATGAGAACTTATCAAGGTCGAcgatttcttcatcagctGTGATCAAATCTATTAATTGGCCTAATTCTGTTTGGAAGGTAACTTCGTGGAACAAATCCAATAAATCGACGTAGTATTTCTCATTACGGAAATGCTTCTTTAACAAAATGTAAAGAGCACCTTCCAACATGAAGGAGTCATTAATCGCAATGTTACCGACGCCTTCGTTTAAGTACCAACAAGGTTGACCTCTTCTTGTTTTAGAATGATCCATCATATCATCGGCAACTAAGAAGTAAGCTTGCAATAATTCGATACACCATCCTAATAAGGCAACCTTAGAATATTCTTCAGAGGACAAATCGTTGGCAGTGGTGTTGTTTAAAATACAATAAGTGTCGATTACTGACAAACCTCTGTTTAACTTACCACCTGGCGTATTATAGTTCAAGTTACCAACAAACCAGTCAATAGCATCTTGTGGCATTTTATACCCAATTAAAATGGCCTTCAACTCTTCGACCAATTGGTcgaattcattaataaaccTTTCCTTAGCTGCAGCCTTGTCCATTATGGTATGATCGTAGATAGCGTACTTGAAAGAAGGccagaagaaaataaacaCTTTATCGTATacgaatttttttttcatcgACACGCGAATAATCGCGGGAACGAGAAAGCAATTTTCTTAAGTTATAATATTAAACGAACAAATgatatatctataaataCATAGTAGCTAAGAGCTTATCTTTTAGAACGCTTGCTCTTTCCTGGTCTGGGTTTTCCTTTCATTTTCTTAGAAGAAAAGCCGCTGATATCGGCAGAAGATTCTGCATCGTTAGTTCTGGAACCTCTCTTCTTACCACCAAAACCATATTTGGAATCTTTGCCTAATCTCTTCGAATTTGGCTTTCTTCTCTTATTGTCACCACCTCTGTCTTCACTAGTTGCTTCGTCTAAGGCAATCTGGAAATCGTCACCATTACTTAATTCATTACTAGCACCCTTTCtctttaatgatttaatcTTATCTAATGtttctttcttctgttTAGCTCTTTCTTGTAATGTAGAGTTCTGAACCTGCTTACcaaacttcttcaaatgtCTTTGTTTCTTGGCATCTTCTGATGCTTTCTTGTTAGCAGCTTCAGTTAATAACTTGCTCTTCAATTTGTCCATATGCTCATCGCTTTTAATCATTTCGGCAAAGTAATCCATTGGTCTGGAGAATGGTACCTTTAATTTAGTTAATGCAGCTCTACCTTGTTTAACAGCATCTAAGCCTTGCTTGTAAAATGCCAATTCTCTTTCAGTATCATCATAAATATCCTTGATTTCGGTTTCAGTTTTTTCAGCACTTGTGATGGATTGATGTTCTTGGAAGGAATGCTTAGACCAAGGTAACTCAATACGTGCTAAAGAATCTTTCAATGCAGCCATGTTATTTATAGTTAATTTGGTGTGTGGAACAATATCCGCATCGTCATCTATGTCAACGTCCGATAAAGGAATatcttcctcttcctcttcctcttcgtcatctttttcatcttcatctgcctcctcttcttcgtcaGATTCTTCATCAGAGTCATCGTCGTTTATATCACTCTCGCTTTCACTTGCAGCTAACTTTTCTAAgtctaattcttcagaGTCAGAGCCTTCTTCAAGTTCTTCTTCGACTTCCTCTTCTACTACTAAAGGTGCACTTTCGTCAGCTTGTaccttcttcaatcttcttTGTTCTTTCTTGGATAAAACTTCACTTTGATAATCATCTTGGTTCTTAgctttcttttccttcttttccttctttggCTTCGATGACTTGATTTGCTCAGGTAATGGCTGGACTTCAACTTCctttatttcttctgcttTTTTGACTACTGgctttgattttgatttgtCTATTGATTCAATCAATTGTTGGTTCTTTAACAGAGACCTTAATTTACCTCCCTTAGCCATATTTAATTAACGTTATCTGTAAGTTTAATATagtgaataattttatgtactagaaaaatttatatattcgCGATGGGGTTGATgcaaaatgaaaaattcaaatatgcTTGTTCATACACGACTGCTTGACTTAGCTAGTATTAGTTtagattttatatatactaaATAGATAAGCAGCTAATTGTTGAACGTATAATCGATATCGTTTAAGAAGGTTTTGCCAGAGCCATATCTCCACCATCTGCTTAAGCAACTGAAAGGCTGGATGTCATGTGGTGTCTCAGGATCATGATTTTCAAGACCTTTAGTCTTACATACACATCTTTTTGATGCAAGTACGTCAATTGAAGTAGGACATGCTAGATACGGTACATGAAAATACCCTATATCTTCGAAGTGGTGTATTCTGTTTTTGTCGGCTAACAAGTTTAGCCCTATAGAATGAACCGGAGCATCGCCCCATCTTTCGTAGAAAAATCCACCCGTtttatccaaatatttgaagtaTGTCTCATAGGCTTCGCTTCTGAAGAAGTCTAAGTttccaatttcaaagttaGACCAAAAATGGCAAAGGTTATATGAGGTATTTGATTCGGGTAACTCGAAGTCGTAGTTCAAGGAAGTTTCATTAGACGTGATGAAGTCTATGGAATTATTAGGATGGATTAAATCTTTGTGGTCCTTCATGAAGTTCTCGACGGTAGGCCACAACGATGGCATTGTGTTTTCGTAGTCGTGAATAGTTAGAACAAACccatatattttattattttctctCAACACCGTAAAGGGGTCATACTGAAAATCACACATGTACTTGACGTCAGGCTCCACCCTGAAATACCATTCATAATCAAGTAATCTCTTTTGTTTATAAAAAAATCCCGAGTTAAAGTGACACATGTTCCTATAGGACCATGATCCACCATAGATAACGCCATCTTCATGCGCCTTCATTAGTTTCTTTTCCATTAAATCCATATCGATAAACGAAGGCGGTTGCCAGTCCTCACTCGGTATCAATTCATAATATGTTTTCCCGCTAGCCATTAATGTAGTTTGTTCTATGAAATCGGTGTCAAAAGGCTCGTCATTTAAAAACACCCATGGATATCTATAATTTCTGTTGAATCTATCTTCTAATGACCTCATTGATTGCAATGCACCTCTCAATTCCCGATTTCGTACCAACATCACCATCGTAGCATTTTCTTGACCTATTTGACTCCGTTCTCTAAATGGAAAATCATTAGGTAAGTATGAATTCGAAGACAATTTATGCGATCCTTTCTTTTGAAGCACGGTTTTAATATTAGGACCTGAAAACCTTGGAAGCCTGTCAATCCAAggaaatgaaatattccACGAAGCCTTAGTAggattgaaaatttcattcaaatcttcattgtGAAACATATATGCATGATTATTACTAGATATATAATGTGTTATAATACTGTAGTAAACTCCCCATAAACAAACTAAAATAGGTATTAGGTAATATCTATTGTGCATTTTAAACTTAGTCCATTAAGCTGTGAAGTTATTCTTATCATATTCGAAAATTTATCTCAAATTCGGTTCGAGCGATGTTCGAAACATTTCACAGCCATAGTGTACATCACGAATTTTATCTTgatacatatatatatatattataggACATACTAgatctttaatttctttgtcATTAAAGCCATTCTTAATATTGGGTTTTATTCATACTGTATTTTTAACGTTTATCGTTCAGtcattttccaaaattatAGTATTATTCGAAATATTTAGTAAAGTAGAAgaaattcttttttatttcataaCTAGATaatcatttatatattatacatatatgCTTTCAAGTATTCTACTGggaaatatattaatctTTTATAACTCTAtattgtttatttatttggataattgcatttatcaaatatgatgagaattaaatttttgcaaCAATATAATTCACTACATATAACAAAGTAGAGTaagataaagaagatgaattcaaataataaccTTGATATAGAAGTGTGTTTGAGACCTTGGGTGACACTTCTTCCTTTTTATAACTTCCATACTAAAGCttatgaagaaaatgaaacaaGTGTTGACTTCGctaaaattatcaaacaattgaaagTATCCTTAACATTCTACCTTGGAAAAGCAATTGATTTACAATTAAATACGAATGTCAATATTAAACCTACAAAGATCAATGGAAAAGCATTCCAAAAGTATTTTAATATGGATTTCCTTcaagaaaaggaaataaGCTCTGAAAAAGGTGCCTGTCTCTTATTGTATACAttggatgaaaataatCAGTTTGACTCGTTTCAAAATAGGATAATAGCTGAAGGATGCTTTAAAGAGATAAGTATAGGTAGCGATATACAAGGAAGATCCTACTACAGACATATGGGAAaagattattcaaatagCATCAAAGGTATACTCTTCAAAGGGTCTCACGCCGATACCAAAGAAGAGGTGTATTTTCTGGTGCCACCGTTTCTCCACCAGCAAAAATCAAGCATGAATTTTAAACTGCTAAAACCTCAAAGTACTGAAACCATCAAAACCAACAAAAATGGCGTATGGAAGGATTGTCTTTTCGTTGACAAGACAAATTCTGTAAGCCAAAAATGCTTGCTAACCGATTCAGTGAATCCTACTTATCTATTCTATCAGTGTCCAGAGGAACAAGTAAAAGAGTTAGAAAATAAACAGTTGAACAGCGTTTGGGATATAATCAACGTCTATAATGATTATATCGAAgacaaagaaattattgacaTTGAATGTCAATTTAGAAACACATGTTTTGAGAAAAAAGACCCCGAAAGACGTAATCCAAGAAAGATATATGAAGATCTGAGTTTGGATGAAGAAGTGGAAAGTGAACAAACGAATAATACGTCCTTTGGTTACTCTAAGATATTCCAACCGAAATTGGCAAATGCATTGTTGGAATTGAATAGATCTATTCCAAtggaaattatttctatgAGAGCTTCAGATTTTGTAACTATTACTCCCTTGCCAGACAATAAACTAATAGGCTCGTGggagaaattgaagatgaagggTAACTTGAAGCAAAGTATTTATACCAATGTTCAAGTGCTGTTGACCCTATCAAATATGTTCGAACACGATAACCGTTTTGCCGGTGAACTCTTAACAGCACTGGATAAACTTATCTTGTTACATGGACCACCCGGTACGGGCAAGTCTTCGTTAGCTAAAGctatatttcaaaaattttcgGTGAAAGCTATCAGTTCAATGAAGGAGCCAATCGACCTACCACCTATACttttattggaattagCACCCGATAGGATATATTCTCGTTATTACGGAGAGTCTCCGAAGAAGCTATCCATGTTGTTTTCAACCATCGAAGCCactttgaagaaagaaatgcATGGtggatttatatttatgataaTTGACGAAATTGAATCTCTTGCCACCGAACGGTCCATGCTTTTAGCCAATAACGAAACAACAGACGGTGTACGCATGGTCAATATTCTACTCACCCATTTGGATAAATTAAGACACTACAAGAATTTCTTCATGATAGGAACATCTAATCTCATAGAATCAGTGGACAGATCATTCAAGGACCGAGCAAATGCATTATACGAACTCCCTTTGCCTAACGAAGAAACTATCTACAGCATACTTGAACAACAGATCATTCATTTCCTAGATCTAGGTGTTCTCTATCAAAACAGTGGACccaattcaatatcatgTACAACGCCCACTTTGTCCGGCTCATTGCTATCCCAGTATTCCTCCAGGTTGTTGTGCCAAATTGCAGCCTATTGCTCAGTAAGTATACCATTTTGCATCCATGAGAAGTGCACAAAATTAACCAATGATCATTTCTAGAATAAGCAAATTACCGGCCGGTATGTTAGTCGCCTACCAATGACCACTCTAACACAAATGTTGCGGCAAACGTATGCCAACGGCCATTCCCACAAGTCTCGCTTGGCAATAGAAGAATTCCTAGTGGAGATGGCTAACGTTATAACGGGTGAAGATGTATAGAACTGGTATACGCCTAGTGGTTGAAAAAATCACGTGAAGAATAATTTACCCAATGAAAAAGCTGGAAATCCAATTACCAAAACAGCACAAAAATAAATGGCTACAACAAAAAATTCAGTAAGAACgttataatattatatttagGATAATAGATTGAGTACAACGTCCAATATCCAATTCATTGCTAGGATGATTCATAACTTAAAGACACAACAGCGTTCTTTAAGACGTGGGTTGGCTACTATTGCAGATGCAACCAATCCAAATAGAGTTCATGGTGGATTAAAAGATCAAGATCgtattttccaaaatgTTTACAATAAGTACGGACATGACTTAAAGTCAGCCCAGAAGATGGGTGACTGGTATAAGACCAAAGAAATCATCTTGAAAGGGGACAAGTGGATTATTGAcgaaatgaaaaaatcagGTTTAAGAGGTAGAGGAGGTGCTGGATTCCCTTCTGGTCTTAAATGGTCGTTCATGAACCCTCCAGGATGGGAAAAGAATCCAGGCCCAAGATACTTGGTTGTCAATGCAGATGAAGGTGAACCAGGTACTTGTAAAGATagagaaattattagaaagGATCCACACAAGTTAGTTGAAGGGTGTTTATTAGCCGGACGTGCTATGAATGCCACTGCCGCttatatctatattagAGGTGAATTTTATAATGAAGCTGTTATTTTACAACAAGCTATCAACGAAGCATATAAAGAAGGATTAATCGGTAAAAACGCATGTGGTTCCGGCTACGACTTCGATGTGTACATTCACCGTGGTATGGGTGCTTATATTTGTGGTGAAGAAACCGCATTGATTGAATCTCTTGAAGGTAAGGCCGGTAAGCCAAGATTGAAGCCGCCATTCCCAGCAGGTGTCGGTTTATTCGGTAGACCATCAACTGTTACCAATGTTGAAACCGTTGCTGTTGCCCCAACCATTTTAAGAAGAGGTGGTGACTGGTTTGCTTCTTTTGGTCGTAAGAACAACACCGGTACCAAATTATTCTGTATATCCGGTCATGTCAATGAACCATGTACcgttgaagaagaaatgtCCATTCCATTAAAGGAGTTATTAGAAAAGCACTGTGGTGGTGTCAAAGGTGGCTGGGACAACTTATTAGGTGTTATTCCAGGTGGTTGTTCTGTTCCAGTTATGCCAAAATCTGTTTGTGATGATATTGCTATGGATTATGATGCATTAAGAGATGTTGGTTCTGGTTTAGGTACCGCCGCTGTTATTGTTATGAACAAAGAAACCGATATGATCAGAGCCATTCAAAGATTCGCTGCTTTCTATAAGCACGAATCCTGTGGTCAATGTACTCCATGTCGTGAAGGTACCACTTGGTTACAGAAGATGATGGACAGATTTGTCAAGGGTCAAGCCACtgaaaaggaaattgaCATGATTTTCGAATTAACTAAGGAAATTGAAGGTCACACTATTTGCGCCTTAGGTGATGCCGCTGCATGGCCAATCCAGGGTTTGATCAAGTCTTTCAGACCTCTCATGGTTGACAGAATCAAACAATACGAACAAGAAAGCCAGTGCTCAGTCAGCTACGGTGGATGGGTTAAAGGTGGTAAAGTCAAAGAAGGTAAAGTCATTGACAATCCATTGCCATCCGCTCATCACTAGACTAAAAAGGTACTAAGAaagattttttttaattattcATGAGCCGTATAGTCTAAAATGTCATGAGGTTCACtgcattttttttattataaatatatacataattCCAACTACTACTATTATTATCCTTATATTATCCTTAACTGTtatatatcatttattaCTTATTCTCCAGTATTTATAAGTTTATATTCctaattcaatattgatatagAATTGTCCTGTAGTGCCTGAGATGAGTCGCGGATCGGCGAGTCGGAGTTTGTGTCTacataaaattttcatcgGAGTTGTTTTTAGATTAAAGAATCTGATCAATACATAAGACAGCATTGGCTGATTGAAAAAGGTTGACTTTTGGATCGTCTCGAgatattttgtatattatcAGTCTTTGTCCAGTAAAGTATATCTAAAATGAAATTAGGccaattaataatattatcgTCTATATTGTTAGGGACTACCGTGTCCTTAGATAATGGAGGAAGTCAGGGAAGTGCCGCAGGGTTGGAGAAGAGTAGTGGTCTTGAAATATCTAATCTTGACATGAAAAGTGGGAAGGGAGCAGCAAATATTGGAGTGAAGgagattgaagaaaatgataataacCCTACACCAATAGATGCTAAGAGGCCGTTAGATCCGCCAGTTGGGGATGAACAAGAGGGAACTGGAGAAGAGAATCCATCGtacaattcatttttgatGTCCATTTCGATGATTATAGTCTCTGAAATCGGTGACAAAACGTTTTTAATTGCTGCTT encodes:
- a CDS encoding DEHA2F08338p (some similarities with uniprot|P38126 Saccharomyces cerevisiae YBR186W PCH2 Nucleolar component of the pachytene checkpoint which prevents chromosome segregation when recombination and chromosome synapsis are defective), whose protein sequence is MNSNNNLDIEVCLRPWVTLLPFYNFHTKAYEENETSVDFAKIIKQLKVSLTFYLGKAIDLQLNTNVNIKPTKINGKAFQKYFNMDFLQEKEISSEKGACLLLYTLDENNQFDSFQNRIIAEGCFKEISIGSDIQGRSYYRHMGKDYSNSIKGILFKGSHADTKEEVYFSVPPFLHQQKSSMNFKSLKPQSTETIKTNKNGVWKDCLFVDKTNSVSQKCLLTDSVNPTYLFYQCPEEQVKELENKQLNSVWDIINVYNDYIEDKEIIDIECQFRNTCFEKKDPERRNPRKIYEDSSLDEEVESEQTNNTSFGYSKIFQPKLANALLELNRSIPMEIISMRASDFVTITPLPDNKLIGSWEKLKMKGNLKQSIYTNVQVSLTLSNMFEHDNRFAGELLTASDKLILLHGPPGTGKSSLAKAIFQKFSVKAISSMKEPIDLPPILLLELAPDRIYSRYYGESPKKLSMLFSTIEATLKKEMHGGFIFMIIDEIESLATERSMLLANNETTDGVRMVNILLTHLDKLRHYKNFFMIGTSNLIESVDRSFKDRANALYELPLPNEETIYSILEQQIIHFLDLGVLYQNSGPNSISCTTPTLSGSLLSQYSSRLLCQIAAYCSVSIPFCIHEKCTKLTNDHF
- a CDS encoding DEHA2F08360p (highly similar to uniprot|Q9UUU2 Yarrowia lipolytica YALI0B20372g nubm NUBM protein precursor), whose translation is MIHNLKTQQRSLRRGLATIADATNPNRVHGGLKDQDRIFQNVYNKYGHDLKSAQKMGDWYKTKEIILKGDKWIIDEMKKSGLRGRGGAGFPSGLKWSFMNPPGWEKNPGPRYLVVNADEGEPGTCKDREIIRKDPHKLVEGCLLAGRAMNATAAYIYIRGEFYNEAVILQQAINEAYKEGLIGKNACGSGYDFDVYIHRGMGAYICGEETALIESLEGKAGKPRLKPPFPAGVGLFGRPSTVTNVETVAVAPTILRRGGDWFASFGRKNNTGTKLFCISGHVNEPCTVEEEMSIPLKELLEKHCGGVKGGWDNLLGVIPGGCSVPVMPKSVCDDIAMDYDALRDVGSGLGTAAVIVMNKETDMIRAIQRFAAFYKHESCGQCTPCREGTTWLQKMMDRFVKGQATEKEIDMIFELTKEIEGHTICALGDAAAWPIQGLIKSFRPLMVDRIKQYEQESQCSVSYGGWVKGGKVKEGKVIDNPLPSAHH